A stretch of the Bordetella genomosp. 8 genome encodes the following:
- the ggt gene encoding gamma-glutamyltransferase: MVVTSQYLASEVGVNILKMGGNAVDAAVAVGYAQAVVNPCCGNIGGGGFMTIHLADGRDTFINFRETAPAGASRDMYLDDKGQLVKGASLYGYRAVGTPGTVLGMDTALRKYGRLSRQAVMAPAIELARAGFVLTRADTDIMDTSTEMFRRDPVAARIFLRPDGTPLQPGDRLVQADLARTLQAIADHGPDAFYKGRIPAAVEQASMQGGGVIRAADFAAYTITETAPITCNYRGYVFVSAPPPSSGGATLCQILNILSGYDLRAMGYGSAQSVHVMTEAMRHAYMDRNTYLGDPAFVDNPLGRLLSKSYAAAIREKIAGDRATPSKEVQPGMAPHEKTETTHYSIVDKDGNAVSTTYTVNGRFGAGVIAPGTGFFLNDEMDDFTTKIGAQNLFGLVQGATNAIAPGKRPLSSMAPTLVTRGGKTYMVLGSPGGSRIITITLETAINVIDHGMAPQEAVDAPRIHHQWLPDEVYYEKYGLSPDTLNILRGMGYKMVEQTPWGAAELVLVGLPDEAAGQGAASSGNDASVSGAVRPGYLYGANDERRPAGAALGY; this comes from the coding sequence ATGGTGGTGACCTCGCAATACCTGGCTTCGGAAGTCGGCGTCAATATCCTCAAGATGGGCGGCAATGCCGTCGACGCCGCGGTCGCCGTGGGCTATGCCCAGGCCGTCGTCAATCCCTGTTGCGGCAACATCGGCGGCGGCGGGTTCATGACGATACATCTGGCCGACGGCCGGGATACCTTCATCAATTTCCGCGAAACCGCGCCGGCGGGTGCGTCGCGCGATATGTACCTGGACGACAAGGGCCAACTGGTCAAGGGCGCCAGCCTGTACGGCTATCGCGCGGTCGGCACGCCGGGCACGGTGCTGGGCATGGACACGGCGCTGCGCAAGTACGGCAGGCTGTCGCGCCAGGCCGTCATGGCGCCGGCCATCGAGCTGGCGCGCGCAGGCTTCGTCTTGACGCGCGCGGACACGGACATCATGGACACCAGTACGGAAATGTTCCGCCGCGATCCCGTAGCGGCGAGGATATTCCTGCGTCCTGACGGCACGCCGCTGCAGCCGGGCGACCGGCTGGTGCAGGCCGACCTGGCGCGTACGCTGCAGGCCATCGCCGATCACGGCCCCGATGCGTTCTACAAGGGTCGGATACCGGCGGCCGTCGAGCAGGCCTCCATGCAGGGCGGCGGCGTGATCCGCGCGGCCGACTTCGCCGCATATACCATCACGGAAACCGCGCCCATCACCTGCAATTACCGCGGTTATGTGTTCGTGTCGGCGCCGCCGCCCAGCTCGGGCGGCGCCACCCTGTGCCAGATCCTGAACATCCTGTCCGGCTACGACCTGCGCGCCATGGGCTATGGATCGGCGCAATCCGTGCACGTCATGACCGAGGCCATGCGGCATGCCTATATGGATCGCAATACCTACCTGGGCGATCCCGCCTTCGTCGACAATCCGCTGGGCCGCCTGCTGAGCAAGTCGTACGCGGCGGCGATACGCGAGAAGATCGCCGGCGACCGCGCCACGCCATCGAAGGAGGTGCAGCCCGGCATGGCGCCGCATGAGAAGACCGAGACCACGCATTACTCCATCGTCGACAAGGACGGCAACGCGGTGTCCACCACGTACACGGTGAACGGCCGCTTCGGCGCCGGCGTCATCGCGCCAGGCACCGGCTTCTTCCTGAACGACGAAATGGACGACTTCACGACGAAGATAGGGGCACAGAATCTGTTCGGCCTGGTGCAGGGCGCCACCAACGCCATCGCCCCGGGCAAGCGGCCGCTGTCGTCCATGGCGCCGACGCTGGTGACGCGCGGCGGCAAGACCTATATGGTGCTGGGTTCGCCGGGTGGCTCGCGCATCATCACCATTACGCTGGAAACCGCCATCAACGTCATCGACCACGGCATGGCGCCGCAGGAAGCGGTGGATGCGCCGCGCATCCATCACCAATGGCTGCCGGACGAGGTCTATTACGAGAAATACGGCCTGTCGCCCGACACGCTGAACATCCTGCGCGGCATGGGCTACAAGATGGTCGAGCAGACCCCTTGGGGCGCCGCCGAGCTGGTGCTGGTCGGCCTGCCCGACGAAGCCGCCGGGCAGGGCGCGGCCAGCTCGGGCAATGACGCGTCGGTGTCGGGCGCGGTGCGCCCGGGCTATCTCTATGGCGCCAACGACGAACGCCGTCCCGCTGGGGCGGCCCTGGGGTATTGA
- a CDS encoding MASE1 domain-containing protein yields MFKSHPSPDAMTRHRVLCLLGYTLGYACLAAVSMRERDSVTLSTLFWPPAGLLMAALMLNPPRCWIGWMALAAALHVAIGVEVGNRSVPVALVFALTDLAFCGAVAALWRWRTYAPAVLTTLRATLWFIVVLALGSIGGGALAALGLRAVDTSASAAHWYVWSLAGFVGCIITTPAILAWSRFRPRALAEQNVLHLWIGLIAAFALLAGTTLVFNNPPSGAHFIWHDGFGVSYGPLLFVAIVALAWGAAGSTLTVAGLALVAGSYTLSGMGPYANMDHFTGEPLLAVQGFLGCASLLSLVTTALSADREQALKRTAALTRQLEAALRVSGQVAWEYRRTEERLYWLGRLPYGIDVANEPMPLADWLRHVHEDDRDPVRAWLNTGTESYALRRLRLRLRGSDGSYHAMEMAGSALSQVPDRMTGLMGMASDDARY; encoded by the coding sequence ATGTTCAAATCCCATCCTTCTCCTGACGCCATGACGCGACACCGCGTACTGTGCCTGCTGGGATACACCTTGGGCTATGCCTGCCTGGCCGCGGTCAGCATGCGCGAGCGGGACTCGGTCACGCTGTCCACGCTGTTCTGGCCGCCCGCGGGCCTGTTGATGGCGGCGCTCATGCTCAATCCGCCGCGTTGCTGGATCGGCTGGATGGCCCTGGCCGCCGCGCTGCACGTCGCGATCGGCGTCGAGGTGGGGAACCGGTCGGTGCCGGTCGCGCTGGTCTTCGCCTTGACCGACCTGGCGTTCTGCGGCGCGGTCGCGGCACTGTGGCGCTGGCGCACCTATGCGCCCGCCGTGCTGACGACCCTGCGTGCCACCCTATGGTTCATCGTGGTGCTGGCCCTGGGCAGCATCGGCGGCGGGGCCCTGGCCGCGTTGGGCCTGCGTGCCGTGGATACCTCGGCATCCGCCGCGCACTGGTATGTCTGGAGCCTGGCGGGCTTCGTCGGCTGCATCATCACCACGCCGGCCATACTGGCCTGGTCGCGTTTCCGCCCGCGGGCGCTGGCCGAGCAGAATGTGCTGCATCTCTGGATAGGCCTGATCGCCGCCTTCGCCCTGCTGGCGGGTACGACGCTGGTTTTCAACAATCCGCCCAGCGGCGCGCACTTCATCTGGCACGACGGATTCGGCGTGAGCTACGGACCCTTGCTGTTCGTGGCCATCGTGGCGTTGGCGTGGGGCGCGGCCGGCAGCACCCTGACCGTCGCGGGACTCGCGCTGGTCGCTGGCTCCTACACCCTGAGTGGCATGGGACCCTACGCCAATATGGACCACTTCACCGGCGAACCGCTGCTGGCGGTGCAAGGCTTCCTGGGCTGCGCGTCGCTGCTGAGCCTGGTCACCACCGCGCTTTCCGCCGACCGGGAACAGGCCCTGAAACGCACCGCCGCGCTGACCCGCCAGCTCGAAGCCGCCCTGCGCGTGAGCGGCCAGGTCGCCTGGGAATATCGCCGCACTGAGGAACGCCTGTACTGGCTGGGCCGGCTGCCTTACGGCATCGACGTGGCGAACGAGCCCATGCCGTTGGCGGACTGGCTGCGCCACGTGCACGAGGACGACCGCGACCCGGTGCGCGCCTGGTTGAACACCGGCACCGAATCGTACGCCTTGCGTCGCTTGCGCCTGCGACTGCGCGGTTCGGACGGCAGCTACCACGCCATGGAAATGGCGGGATCGGCGCTCAGCCAGGTGCCGGACAGGATGACCGGACTGATGGGCATGGCAAGCGACGACGCGCGGTATTGA
- a CDS encoding SlyX family protein, with protein sequence MTIEEDLARRIKELEIKSGFAEDLLEQLNQVVHRQQSQIERLAQTIGQLRRQIDDADNAKGAVRGPRDELPPHY encoded by the coding sequence ATGACGATCGAAGAAGACCTGGCGCGGCGGATCAAGGAGCTGGAAATCAAATCAGGCTTCGCCGAGGATCTGCTGGAGCAGCTGAATCAGGTGGTGCACCGGCAGCAGTCCCAGATCGAAAGATTGGCGCAGACCATAGGCCAGCTGCGTCGGCAGATCGACGACGCGGACAACGCCAAGGGGGCTGTCCGTGGCCCGCGCGACGAGTTGCCGCCGCACTACTGA
- a CDS encoding SRPBCC family protein has protein sequence MTTVFVSSVIDAPAGEVWATVRDFDAMPQWHPVIADSTIENGLTADRVGCVRRFHTRDGGLIREQLLALSDYDYTFTYAILESPMGVSDYVATLKLTPVTDGDRCFGEWSAEFMAPAEREAELKRFVGQEVFLAGFHALQARLSTRR, from the coding sequence ATGACGACGGTCTTCGTCTCCAGCGTCATCGACGCTCCGGCCGGCGAGGTCTGGGCCACCGTGCGGGACTTCGATGCCATGCCGCAGTGGCATCCGGTGATTGCCGACTCCACGATAGAGAACGGACTGACCGCCGATCGCGTCGGCTGCGTACGCCGCTTCCACACACGCGACGGCGGCCTGATCCGGGAGCAGTTGCTGGCCTTGTCCGATTACGACTACACCTTCACCTACGCCATACTGGAAAGCCCCATGGGCGTTTCCGACTACGTCGCGACGCTGAAGCTCACGCCCGTCACTGACGGCGATCGCTGCTTTGGCGAGTGGAGTGCCGAATTCATGGCGCCTGCGGAACGCGAAGCCGAGCTCAAGCGCTTCGTCGGCCAGGAAGTCTTCCTGGCCGGCTTTCATGCGTTGCAGGCACGCCTGTCGACGCGGCGCTGA